Proteins encoded within one genomic window of Spirochaetota bacterium:
- a CDS encoding sodium:proton antiporter codes for MNRSAIAICALLLVLSIIPSIAAAQGTGTSLTTTGIDGARAAGAEIRSHDGNRDLGSMLPLWSVIPFIGILLSIALFPLLAPHFWERHFAKVSAFWALIFAAPFLAAYGLPALDKIIHIYVIDYIPFIVLLWSLYTIAGGIHVKGSLKGSPAVNSVILLAGALLASWIGTTGASMLLIRPLLRSNAWRKHRAHTVVFFIFLVGNIGGSLTPLGDPPLFLGFLHGVPFFWTLKLLPHAALATGLVLAVYYALDTFYYRKEDTLRSAEKEREPLAVEGAHNFIFLGGVVGAVLFSGMFQEQMGSVSVFPGAVSQSWANLVRDAALVLFGCLSILTTNREIRRRNEFSWGPMTEVAWLFAGIFMTIIPAIAILLAGEHGALAFLIKSVDTPAHYFWAAGGLSSFLDNAPTYLTFYNTALGKFYAGMPEPQAVTLLIAEKAQYLAAISAGAVFMGANTYIGNAPNFMVKSIAESAGVRMPSFFGYMFKYSIPVLVVVFIIITIIFF; via the coding sequence ATGAATAGATCGGCCATCGCGATATGCGCACTTTTGCTCGTACTCTCAATTATCCCCTCCATTGCCGCCGCGCAAGGGACCGGGACGTCCCTCACCACAACCGGCATCGACGGCGCGCGGGCGGCCGGCGCGGAGATTCGGTCGCACGACGGGAACCGGGATCTCGGATCGATGCTCCCGCTCTGGTCCGTGATTCCTTTCATAGGGATTCTGCTCTCGATCGCGCTGTTCCCGCTGCTCGCTCCCCATTTCTGGGAGCGCCACTTCGCGAAGGTTTCCGCCTTCTGGGCTCTCATTTTCGCCGCGCCGTTCCTGGCGGCCTACGGGCTCCCGGCTCTCGATAAAATCATTCACATCTACGTGATCGATTACATACCTTTCATCGTCCTGCTTTGGTCGCTGTACACGATCGCGGGCGGTATTCACGTGAAGGGAAGCCTGAAGGGGAGTCCCGCGGTCAACTCTGTAATATTGCTCGCGGGCGCGCTGCTCGCCTCGTGGATCGGCACGACCGGCGCTTCGATGCTCCTCATTCGACCTTTATTAAGATCGAACGCGTGGCGAAAACACAGGGCCCACACCGTCGTTTTCTTCATCTTCCTTGTAGGCAATATCGGCGGCTCGCTGACACCCCTCGGAGACCCGCCCCTGTTCCTGGGCTTCCTGCACGGGGTGCCCTTCTTCTGGACCCTCAAGCTGCTCCCCCACGCAGCCCTTGCAACCGGGCTGGTGCTCGCCGTCTATTATGCCCTCGATACCTTCTACTATCGAAAGGAAGATACTCTGCGATCGGCGGAAAAGGAGCGGGAGCCGCTTGCCGTTGAAGGTGCCCATAATTTCATTTTCCTGGGAGGGGTCGTGGGCGCGGTGTTATTCAGCGGCATGTTCCAGGAACAGATGGGAAGCGTATCGGTCTTCCCCGGCGCGGTCAGCCAGTCCTGGGCGAATCTCGTCAGGGACGCCGCCCTGGTGCTCTTCGGATGCTTGTCGATCCTGACCACGAACAGGGAGATCAGGCGGCGGAACGAGTTCAGCTGGGGCCCCATGACGGAGGTCGCCTGGCTCTTCGCGGGCATTTTCATGACCATTATTCCGGCCATCGCGATCCTCCTGGCAGGCGAGCATGGTGCGCTTGCGTTTCTCATCAAGTCGGTCGACACGCCGGCGCACTATTTCTGGGCCGCGGGAGGGCTCTCGAGCTTCCTGGACAATGCCCCCACCTACCTGACCTTTTACAATACCGCCCTGGGCAAATTCTACGCGGGGATGCCCGAGCCCCAGGCCGTCACGCTCCTCATTGCGGAAAAGGCACAGTACCTGGCCGCAATCTCCGCGGGTGCGGTATTCATGGGGGCGAATACGTATATCGGCAACGCCCCGAATTTCATGGTTAAATCGATCGCCGAGAGCGCCGGAGTCAGGATGCCGAGCTTTTTCGGCTACATGTTCAAGTATTCAATCCCCGTACTCGTGGTTGTATTTATCATAATTACCATTATCTTCTTTTAG
- a CDS encoding DedA family protein — protein sequence MDLQTFVPFFETYGYAAVFGILLLCGFGLPVPEDISLVSGGIIAGLGFANVHFMVAVGLAGVLIGDSVMFNLGRHFGERFLAVGWVRRVLTPERFEGIRNWLFKYGRWLLFAARFMPGLRAGVFLTAGITRFVSYPVFILIDGSAAVISVPVWVYLGYFGASRKEWLMEWMSRSQLAFLAIMLVIVIVLVIVTMVKRRIKVFTEEIEDDGA from the coding sequence ATTGATCTGCAGACGTTTGTTCCCTTTTTCGAGACCTATGGCTACGCGGCGGTCTTCGGCATTCTCCTCCTGTGCGGGTTTGGACTGCCCGTCCCCGAGGATATTTCCCTGGTTTCCGGCGGTATCATCGCGGGCCTTGGATTCGCCAATGTGCATTTCATGGTGGCGGTGGGCCTGGCGGGCGTACTCATAGGCGATTCGGTCATGTTTAACCTGGGCAGGCATTTTGGCGAACGGTTCCTTGCGGTCGGATGGGTGAGGCGCGTTCTCACCCCGGAACGCTTCGAGGGCATACGCAACTGGCTTTTCAAATACGGACGCTGGCTCCTCTTCGCGGCCCGCTTTATGCCGGGACTCAGGGCGGGCGTTTTCCTGACGGCGGGGATCACGCGGTTCGTTTCGTATCCCGTTTTCATCCTGATCGATGGTTCGGCGGCCGTGATCAGCGTTCCCGTCTGGGTATACCTGGGCTACTTCGGGGCGAGCAGGAAGGAATGGCTCATGGAATGGATGTCCAGAAGCCAGCTTGCGTTCCTTGCGATAATGCTGGTCATCGTCATCGTACTGGTCATCGTAACCATGGTGAAGCGCAGGATAAAAGTGTTCACCGAAGAGATCGAGGATGACGGCGCCTGA
- a CDS encoding nitroreductase family protein — MQALEAILSRRSIRKFSSEPVDEGTIEEILKAAMSAPSAGNQQPWHFVVIRDRALLDRVPQIHPHSLMIREVPVAILVCADPTLETHKGYWVQDCAAATENILIAVQSLGLGAVWLGVFPREERVTGLRDLLGIPPHVIPFSLVPIGHPAEQKPPSQRFTREKIHLNGWI, encoded by the coding sequence ATGCAGGCTTTGGAAGCGATTTTATCAAGGCGGAGCATTCGCAAATTTTCAAGCGAGCCGGTGGACGAAGGCACGATCGAGGAGATACTCAAGGCAGCCATGAGCGCCCCTTCCGCGGGAAACCAGCAGCCCTGGCACTTCGTGGTGATACGGGACAGGGCCCTTCTTGACCGGGTGCCGCAGATACATCCCCATTCCCTCATGATCCGCGAGGTACCCGTCGCGATCCTCGTCTGTGCCGATCCCACGCTCGAGACCCACAAGGGCTATTGGGTTCAGGATTGCGCCGCCGCGACCGAAAACATACTCATCGCGGTGCAATCGCTGGGGCTCGGGGCCGTCTGGCTCGGGGTATTCCCCCGCGAGGAAAGGGTTACGGGGCTCAGGGATCTGCTCGGCATCCCGCCTCATGTAATACCGTTTTCGCTCGTTCCCATCGGACACCCGGCCGAACAAAAACCGCCCTCACAGCGTTTCACCCGTGAAAAGATACACCTTAATGGATGGATATAG
- a CDS encoding polysaccharide deacetylase family protein: MADRLISLIKKHAGLAILLAVIAVAVLAYQRGMLTENMGRTMRERLEPFVTRIFSLYREAILLQRDNVAGRIKKAPSAEKEEGGQGQIDRPGTDTTRSTIAREKTSRAPVESEKPIIRSIGDRYRNLKLTLAGEDETLPASRPGDIVYHGSRDYMKIALTFDAGNTGGNSAYYNRLVDYLSDMRVPATFFLTGEFIEMHPDISAKIAATPLFEIGNHSHSHPNLSKQKADSVKAEIGRVQDSLLRLTGYHAVLFRPPYGEFNDTVVGIARSLGMILVMWDVSPQDYQNLPGGQIARVVLDGATNGSIVLMHMRGDSTGTIEALPAIVDGLRARGYVLTTVTGLLRGGQPRARILPVTAARGTGADTLRYE; this comes from the coding sequence ATGGCAGACAGGCTTATATCCCTTATAAAAAAACACGCCGGCCTGGCGATACTCCTGGCCGTAATCGCGGTCGCGGTCCTCGCGTACCAGCGTGGAATGCTTACGGAAAACATGGGCAGGACCATGCGCGAACGGCTCGAGCCCTTCGTAACGCGGATATTTTCCCTGTACCGGGAGGCGATTCTATTACAGAGGGATAATGTCGCGGGACGGATCAAAAAAGCCCCCTCCGCGGAGAAGGAAGAGGGAGGGCAGGGCCAGATTGACCGGCCGGGGACCGATACAACCCGATCCACGATCGCACGGGAGAAGACGTCCAGGGCGCCGGTGGAATCCGAGAAGCCGATAATCCGTTCGATCGGGGATCGCTACCGCAATCTCAAGCTCACCCTGGCGGGAGAAGATGAAACGCTCCCTGCATCCAGGCCCGGGGATATCGTGTATCACGGGTCTCGCGATTATATGAAGATCGCCCTGACCTTCGACGCGGGGAACACGGGCGGAAACAGCGCGTACTATAACCGCCTGGTCGATTACCTGTCCGATATGCGTGTTCCGGCGACGTTCTTCCTGACGGGTGAATTCATTGAAATGCATCCGGATATATCGGCGAAAATTGCCGCAACGCCCCTTTTCGAGATAGGCAACCACTCCCACAGCCACCCGAACCTCTCGAAGCAAAAGGCCGATTCAGTGAAAGCTGAAATAGGCCGGGTGCAGGATTCGCTCCTGCGGCTTACGGGATATCACGCGGTCCTGTTCCGTCCCCCCTATGGCGAGTTCAACGATACGGTAGTCGGGATCGCGCGCTCCCTGGGGATGATTCTGGTCATGTGGGATGTCTCTCCCCAGGACTATCAGAATCTGCCCGGGGGGCAGATAGCCCGCGTGGTGCTCGACGGGGCGACAAACGGCTCCATCGTACTGATGCATATGAGGGGGGACAGCACCGGAACGATCGAGGCCCTCCCCGCGATAGTCGACGGGCTTCGCGCAAGGGGGTACGTATTAACCACGGTGACGGGACTGCTCAGGGGCGGACAGCCCCGGGCGCGCATACTCCCCGTGACAGCCGCCAGGGGGACGGGCGCCGATACGCTTCGTTATGAATAA
- a CDS encoding DUF115 domain-containing protein: MNKAGIYSGINNAVVNERARAFKRNCARNLSAIRKFGGLGRVVTTIAGRHAVVIGAGPSLDASLSGLQACAGNPEICLIAADMALLPLRAAGVRPDFVISCESTPTPYFRGILTGDLHLLAFSCISPHNLAQWEGDISFYNWMIKGDMYEELWRTAGEDLGFVATGSVVLSQAVSIVLGCAVKSLLLVGNDLAYGKSYYAHGTRAAERFVRTSTRILPPESAEFGVIRANRAFAITRQGAVYHTNNQFLSARYWFEELFKSASVPIYDSSVPGVSPSAARKLKCGEYLELIGVIGGR, translated from the coding sequence ATGAATAAAGCCGGGATATATTCAGGAATAAATAATGCAGTAGTGAATGAACGGGCGCGCGCGTTCAAGCGAAATTGTGCGCGGAACCTTTCAGCGATCCGGAAATTCGGGGGCCTGGGGCGTGTGGTTACCACGATCGCGGGCAGGCATGCGGTAGTTATCGGCGCCGGTCCTTCCCTGGACGCGTCCCTTTCCGGTCTGCAAGCCTGTGCCGGAAATCCGGAAATATGCCTGATCGCCGCGGACATGGCCCTCCTTCCCCTGCGTGCCGCGGGGGTGAGGCCCGATTTCGTGATATCCTGCGAATCGACGCCCACCCCCTATTTTCGAGGGATATTGACGGGCGACCTTCACCTGCTCGCGTTCAGTTGCATATCACCCCATAACCTGGCACAGTGGGAGGGGGATATTTCCTTCTATAACTGGATGATCAAGGGCGACATGTATGAAGAGCTCTGGCGCACGGCAGGGGAAGACCTGGGATTCGTGGCCACGGGCAGCGTCGTCCTGAGCCAGGCGGTTTCGATAGTGCTCGGGTGCGCGGTGAAATCGCTCCTCCTGGTGGGAAACGACCTGGCCTACGGGAAATCATATTACGCGCATGGGACGCGGGCCGCCGAAAGGTTCGTGAGGACGTCTACCAGGATTCTCCCCCCGGAAAGCGCCGAATTCGGCGTCATACGCGCGAACCGGGCCTTCGCGATCACGCGCCAGGGGGCCGTGTATCATACCAATAACCAGTTCCTTTCCGCTCGGTACTGGTTTGAAGAGTTATTCAAGTCGGCCAGTGTGCCGATATATGATAGTAGCGTACCGGGGGTGAGCCCCTCGGCGGCGCGGAAGTTGAAATGCGGGGAGTACCTCGAGTTGATCGGGGTTATTGGGGGGCGGTGA
- a CDS encoding flagellar protein, with amino-acid sequence MVTLHKLSGEEFMLNENLIETLEARPDTVVTLLNERKYLVKESVAEIAGIIAGYQRSVFGAGKK; translated from the coding sequence ATGGTGACGCTGCATAAATTGAGCGGAGAGGAATTCATGCTGAACGAGAATCTTATCGAGACCCTCGAGGCCAGGCCGGACACCGTGGTTACGCTCCTTAACGAGCGCAAGTATCTCGTGAAGGAATCGGTCGCCGAGATCGCGGGCATAATCGCCGGGTACCAGCGATCGGTGTTCGGGGCCGGAAAAAAGTGA
- a CDS encoding endoflagellar basal body-associated protein encodes MGDEERVNVDEVAGEDQEAAKPEAAAGVRADASRIVKILLYVAGAVLAVFLMVGISYLVNRYLEERRYEKTVDIVTAPPPAPLNYYDIPTFSVTTRDADPHFAKVSLSLGYDDNQALSIELGKRLVQMQHMINIILRSKGYEEFDSVEDILSLAEEIKAHVNTILIAGKIKEVYFKEFIVN; translated from the coding sequence ATGGGCGATGAAGAAAGGGTAAATGTCGACGAGGTGGCCGGCGAAGACCAGGAGGCCGCCAAGCCGGAGGCCGCGGCCGGTGTGCGGGCCGACGCCTCCAGAATAGTCAAGATCCTGCTTTACGTCGCCGGGGCCGTGCTCGCCGTATTTCTCATGGTCGGTATTTCCTACCTGGTGAATCGGTACCTCGAGGAGAGACGTTACGAGAAGACGGTCGATATCGTGACCGCGCCGCCGCCCGCGCCGCTCAATTACTACGATATCCCGACATTCTCGGTCACGACCAGGGACGCCGATCCGCATTTCGCGAAGGTCTCGCTGTCCCTTGGATACGACGACAACCAGGCGCTTTCGATAGAACTCGGCAAGCGGCTCGTGCAGATGCAGCACATGATCAATATCATCCTTCGGAGCAAGGGGTACGAGGAGTTTGATTCGGTGGAGGACATACTGAGCCTCGCTGAGGAGATCAAGGCTCACGTGAACACGATACTCATCGCGGGCAAGATCAAGGAAGTGTATTTCAAGGAGTTTATCGTCAACTAG
- the fliN gene encoding flagellar motor switch protein FliN has translation MGDGSLSQDEIDALLQGADDMISSPGLSATMESSQSGGALSPVERDTLAESMDRAMGVAAPSLSAYLGKNVKIANAMVEIKTAEALRAEFNKQYIQVGMGFQGGINGKSLILFSMNDAEVISSLMMGDETGAPPAELTEAHQSTIQEFVGQMLSSAATQFAERLGKPVNTSAPILSVVNGPGELKFPGAGEMAKITFNVSIEGIVNSRFYQIMEMPLSSSIVKGLQPQMGPSMQPSYQPQQQMMQQGMQQVGIAPVKFPPLGEGIPSGVSGNISLLLDVPMTLTVELGRTRQLVKDILGLGEGSIIELDKLAGEPVDLLVNGKLIARGEVVVIDENFGVRVTDIVSKDERLSKMT, from the coding sequence ATGGGTGACGGCTCATTATCACAAGACGAAATAGATGCCCTGTTACAAGGCGCCGATGACATGATATCGTCACCCGGGCTCTCGGCGACCATGGAGTCGTCGCAGTCCGGGGGCGCTCTCTCGCCCGTCGAAAGGGATACGCTCGCCGAGTCCATGGACCGCGCGATGGGCGTCGCGGCCCCCTCGCTCTCCGCGTACCTTGGCAAGAACGTCAAGATCGCGAACGCGATGGTAGAGATAAAGACCGCCGAGGCGCTTCGCGCCGAGTTCAACAAGCAATACATCCAGGTGGGCATGGGCTTCCAGGGGGGGATAAACGGGAAGAGCCTCATCCTTTTCAGCATGAACGACGCGGAGGTGATATCGTCGCTCATGATGGGCGACGAGACCGGCGCCCCACCCGCCGAACTCACCGAGGCGCACCAGAGCACCATCCAGGAGTTCGTAGGACAGATGCTTTCGTCGGCGGCGACGCAGTTCGCCGAGCGTCTTGGAAAGCCGGTGAATACATCGGCCCCCATACTTTCCGTCGTGAACGGCCCCGGTGAGCTCAAATTTCCGGGCGCGGGCGAGATGGCGAAGATCACGTTCAACGTGAGCATCGAGGGGATTGTAAATTCGCGGTTTTACCAGATCATGGAAATGCCGCTGTCTTCCAGCATCGTGAAGGGTCTTCAGCCCCAGATGGGGCCGTCCATGCAGCCGTCCTACCAGCCCCAGCAGCAGATGATGCAGCAGGGGATGCAGCAGGTGGGCATCGCGCCGGTCAAGTTTCCGCCGCTGGGGGAAGGCATTCCCTCGGGCGTGAGCGGGAACATAAGCCTGCTGCTCGACGTGCCCATGACGCTCACCGTGGAGCTGGGCCGCACGCGCCAGCTCGTCAAGGATATCCTGGGGCTGGGCGAGGGTTCCATCATAGAGCTCGACAAGCTCGCGGGCGAACCGGTCGACCTGCTCGTAAACGGCAAGCTGATTGCACGGGGCGAGGTGGTGGTCATCGATGAAAATTTTGGCGTCCGCGTGACCGACATCGTAAGCAAGGACGAGCGGCTGAGCAAAATGACGTAA
- the fliP gene encoding flagellar biosynthesis protein FliP → MNRRTIILLAVAIAILIPAGTLLAQEGVRMPIPKITFDIKEAATPKDVALSMQVLFLLTILTLAPAIIMMMTAFTRVVIVLDFVKRALSLQQMPPTQVIVGLAIFLTIFIMAPTFTEINDKALQPYLKGKINNEQFYDQGMEPLRKFMLRNTRTRDIALFIELAKIEKPKTENEVPTYCLIPAFMISELKKAFEIGVYLFIPFIVIDMIVASALMAMGMIMLPPVMISLPFKLVLFILVDGWNLLVYELVKSFR, encoded by the coding sequence ATGAATAGGCGCACTATCATACTTCTGGCTGTCGCGATCGCGATACTCATTCCGGCCGGGACGCTTCTCGCGCAGGAAGGGGTGCGCATGCCCATCCCCAAGATCACCTTCGACATCAAGGAAGCGGCGACGCCCAAGGACGTCGCGCTCTCCATGCAGGTGCTCTTCCTCCTCACCATACTCACGCTCGCCCCCGCGATCATCATGATGATGACCGCGTTCACGCGCGTCGTGATCGTGCTCGATTTCGTGAAGCGCGCGCTCAGCCTGCAGCAGATGCCGCCTACCCAGGTGATCGTGGGACTGGCGATATTCCTGACCATATTCATCATGGCGCCCACCTTCACCGAGATAAACGACAAGGCGCTGCAGCCCTACCTGAAGGGAAAGATCAACAACGAGCAGTTTTACGACCAGGGCATGGAGCCACTCCGGAAATTCATGCTCAGGAATACCCGCACGCGCGATATCGCCCTTTTCATCGAACTTGCGAAAATCGAGAAGCCGAAAACGGAAAACGAGGTGCCCACGTACTGCCTTATACCGGCCTTCATGATCAGCGAACTCAAGAAGGCCTTCGAGATAGGGGTGTATCTCTTCATCCCGTTCATCGTGATAGATATGATCGTGGCCAGCGCGCTCATGGCCATGGGTATGATCATGCTGCCGCCGGTCATGATCTCGCTGCCTTTCAAGCTCGTGCTGTTTATCCTCGTGGACGGGTGGAATCTCCTCGTCTACGAATTAGTGAAGTCATTCAGGTGA
- the fliQ gene encoding flagellar biosynthesis protein FliQ — translation MNDAVIIKLLREAMMTILIVSAPLLGVGMFVGLIISIFQTTTSIQEQTLTFVPKIVAIFLTFVIFAAWIIHTLVNYTKNIFMLIGKIGAG, via the coding sequence ATGAACGATGCGGTGATAATAAAACTCCTGCGGGAAGCGATGATGACGATCCTCATCGTATCGGCCCCGCTGCTGGGCGTGGGGATGTTCGTGGGTCTTATCATCTCCATCTTCCAGACCACGACCTCCATCCAGGAGCAGACGCTCACCTTCGTCCCGAAGATCGTGGCGATCTTTCTCACGTTCGTCATTTTCGCGGCGTGGATCATCCATACGCTGGTTAATTATACCAAGAATATTTTCATGCTCATCGGAAAGATCGGGGCCGGCTAA
- the fliR gene encoding flagellar type III secretion system protein FliR produces MEYFVYHFQVFLLIMIRMSSMMVIAPFYSSGVIPFRIKAILSFFISMIIFPVVAEKTYRLTGDMGQYAVLVIQEVSIGVFIGFLVSVIFASFQLAGEFFSVQIGFGINEVIDPLAQVSIPLVGQLKNLIGLLVFMAINGHHFLIMAVYRSYELAPLMSLSQNATGGLLKYMQYAFSGMFVIALKIALPIVATVFLISVSMGILSKAAPQMNIMMLGFPLKIMVAFGVILLVSPLIVRVMSVSLDRTFRFISKALIYWPM; encoded by the coding sequence ATGGAATACTTCGTATATCACTTCCAGGTATTCCTGCTCATCATGATTCGGATGAGCTCAATGATGGTAATTGCCCCATTTTATTCGAGTGGGGTGATCCCTTTTAGGATCAAGGCGATACTTTCTTTCTTTATTTCGATGATTATCTTCCCGGTGGTCGCGGAAAAGACCTACAGGCTCACCGGGGATATGGGGCAATACGCGGTACTCGTGATCCAGGAAGTGTCCATAGGCGTGTTTATCGGTTTCCTGGTTTCGGTGATCTTCGCCTCGTTCCAGCTCGCGGGCGAATTTTTCTCGGTGCAGATAGGCTTCGGTATCAACGAGGTCATAGACCCCCTGGCGCAGGTCTCCATCCCGCTGGTGGGGCAGTTAAAGAACCTGATCGGGCTGCTGGTGTTCATGGCCATTAACGGGCACCACTTCCTCATCATGGCGGTGTATCGGTCATATGAACTTGCGCCGCTTATGAGCCTGAGCCAGAACGCGACCGGCGGCCTGCTCAAGTACATGCAGTACGCGTTCAGCGGGATGTTCGTGATCGCGCTCAAGATCGCCCTGCCCATAGTCGCCACGGTGTTCCTTATCTCGGTGAGCATGGGGATACTCTCGAAGGCGGCGCCGCAGATGAACATCATGATGCTGGGTTTCCCGCTGAAGATCATGGTCGCGTTCGGGGTGATACTCCTGGTGAGCCCGCTTATCGTGCGGGTGATGTCGGTCTCCCTGGACAGGACGTTCAGGTTTATTTCAAAGGCGCTTATCTACTGGCCCATGTGA
- the flhB gene encoding flagellar biosynthesis protein FlhB: protein MNMLDDIKTLFPVPACANDMPGFRFDLQLFAAEDEGRTEDPTEKKLRDAREKGQVAKTQELAQAIVMIFGFMAIFFLGSWIYSSMASMTKHYMTSFSRFTLTEKSVMQEFFRVSIESAKILGPIFLAAMIAAFLGDAVQVGFQFSTHPLKFDLSKIKFDPATMFRKVFFSKQIFMNLAKSVFKVVIIGFIAYLIILNDYESILKTPDISVALAVKTITQMALKIILWSAAVLLVLAIPDYFFQKREFVESLKMTKEELKEELKETVGDPHIRARLREMQREIVMKNMIREVPKADVVVTNPTHFSIALRYDRNTMPAPTVIAKGEDNMALRIRQIARENAIPIIENRPLAQEMYKRLDVGEIIPEDLFYAVSLVYAELYKKKGQRRAI from the coding sequence ATGAATATGCTCGATGATATAAAAACACTTTTCCCGGTTCCGGCATGCGCGAACGACATGCCGGGGTTTCGCTTCGACCTGCAGCTCTTCGCCGCCGAGGACGAGGGGCGCACCGAGGACCCGACCGAGAAAAAGCTTCGCGACGCGCGCGAGAAGGGACAGGTCGCGAAGACCCAGGAGCTTGCCCAGGCCATCGTGATGATTTTCGGCTTCATGGCGATCTTTTTCCTTGGATCGTGGATATACAGCTCGATGGCCTCCATGACAAAGCATTATATGACCTCCTTCTCGCGCTTCACGCTTACAGAGAAAAGCGTGATGCAGGAATTCTTCCGCGTCTCCATCGAATCGGCCAAGATACTGGGGCCCATTTTTCTCGCGGCGATGATAGCCGCCTTCCTGGGCGACGCGGTGCAGGTGGGGTTCCAGTTTTCAACGCACCCGCTCAAGTTCGATCTTTCGAAGATCAAGTTCGACCCTGCAACGATGTTCCGCAAGGTGTTCTTCTCCAAGCAGATATTCATGAACCTGGCGAAATCGGTATTCAAGGTCGTCATCATAGGGTTTATCGCGTACCTCATCATCCTGAACGATTACGAGAGTATACTGAAAACGCCCGATATCTCCGTCGCGCTCGCGGTGAAGACGATCACCCAGATGGCGCTTAAGATCATACTCTGGTCCGCGGCGGTCCTGCTTGTTCTCGCCATCCCGGACTATTTCTTCCAGAAGCGCGAGTTTGTCGAGTCCCTCAAGATGACCAAGGAGGAACTCAAGGAAGAATTGAAGGAGACGGTGGGCGACCCCCACATACGCGCGCGCCTGCGCGAGATGCAGCGGGAAATCGTGATGAAGAACATGATACGGGAGGTGCCCAAGGCGGACGTGGTGGTCACCAACCCCACGCACTTTTCGATAGCGTTGCGCTATGACCGCAACACCATGCCCGCGCCCACCGTGATCGCGAAGGGCGAGGACAATATGGCCCTGCGCATCCGACAGATCGCCAGGGAAAACGCGATCCCCATCATCGAAAACCGCCCGCTGGCCCAGGAGATGTATAAGCGCCTGGACGTGGGGGAAATTATACCGGAAGATCTTTTTTACGCCGTTTCGCTGGTGTACGCGGAACTCTATAAGAAGAAGGGCCAGCGAAGGGCGATATGA